ATGCGCATGTGCTTTTTACTTTCTGCTGGCACCCCAAATAGAGAGACGGGCAATAATTGCTGTTATTGGCGTCAACGGTATGGGAGTAACAATCCACTGACTTAGCTGTCCGTAGATCGCATATACTCCAAGAATCCAAGTTGCCAGAAAGACCGATAACATCATCAGATGAACAAGGAGTCGCCTTTTCCCCCGCGCAGGACGGATGAACTGCAGAGCCGCTATTAGGGTCAGGACTAAGAAAAGAGTACTGCTGCGCTGGTCTAACCCATCCAAGGTGTACCACTCCCAAAAACCCCCGCTCCCAAAATGAGCTGCCTCCAAATATAGTCGTATAATGGGCGTCCAACCAGGTGGCACGGGATCTGACGGGGGCTCCAGTGTGGTGCGCAGTATTGCATAGGGTGTCATGAAACCGACGATGAGTGTGAGTATCAGCGCAAAGAACCCTAGCACTTTCATCTTGACAATGTCATGATTCACATCAGGTTGCCCCTCTGAAACCACTCACTATCCCTACTGAAACAATCTAATGTATTCCAAGTTATTTCTTTTGTTTACTTGTTGATGAAACCGTTGACATCATGGAAGCTGTCAACTGAGAATGCCATTAGTGAGACACATAATGATATGCGGACGACGATGTTAAAGCGCCCAAGCTCACATTGCATAGTAATTATATGCTGCCTGTGCCATATCGCGATTGTACTGTTCTTTCGAAACTCAACATGTAGGCGATCAAATTGGCGAAGAATGAGCATTTCGAGAAAATAATCCGCACCTATGAGAAGAATACCCCCAAATCTAAGGAGCTGTACGAAAAATCCGTACAGATTTTACCCGGTGGAATCGGTGGTTCCGCTCCATCATATGAACCATATCACCTTATAGTCGAAAAAGGTGAAGGAGCGAAGATTTGGGATGTGGATGGAAACGAGTATCTCGACTTCAATCTCTGTTGGGGCGCTTTGATGGTAGGCCATAGGCATCCCACAATCATCAAGGGATTGCAGGAGAAACTGGAAGCGGGAACGATGTTTGGTCTGCATCACGAAGAATCGATTGAAGCAGCACAGGCATTGATAGATCGTTTTCCGATTGAAAAACTTCGATTTGTCAATTCTGGTTCCGAGGCAACACTGTATGCCATCCGCCTTGCCCGAAGATACACCGGCAAGGACAAAATCATGAAAGTAGAGGGTTCTTACCACGGTGTAATGGATTCTTTGCATATCAGCAAGAAACTCCCCATGGGCAAGGCTGGGCCAAAGAGCCATCCAACGCCTATCCCATACGGGAAAGGCATTCCCCAGTCAACAGTGGACAACACCATCATCACCCCCTTCAATGATCTCGAAACCACTAGGGCCCTCATTGAAGAAAACATTGGTGAAATTGCAGCTATCATTGTTGAGCCAACAATGATGAATGCGGGCGTAATTCCCCCGGAAGAGGGGTATCTGGACGAGCTTCGTGAACTCACCGAGGATTACAACATTGTCCTGATATTTGATGAGGTGAAGACTGGTGTGAAGATTGCAAAAGGCGGTGCGTGTGAATACTTCGGCATTGAACCTGACATTGTTTCTCTTGCCAAAGCGATTGGTGGTGGCTTACCACTTGGGGCCGTTGGAGGAAAGGCTGAGATACTCGATGGTATCGGTGATGAAGGCCTCTTCGGTACTTTCTCAGCCAACCCACTATCAGTCCGCGCATGTCACCTTGCATTGACTGAAGTGTTGACAGACGAGAAATACAAAGAATTGGAAGAGCTCGGTAATGCGCTCATGGATGGCTATCGTGATATTATCGAGGATGAAGGCCTAGAGGCTGTTGTTCAAGGAATAAATGCTGTCGGTGGTATCTTCTTCACAAAGGACCACTTCCACAACTATCGAGAATGGACAAAGGTTGATGGCTCCAAGAATGATGAATACTGGCTGGCAATGGCCAATGAAGGTATCCTCCCAATGGCCTATGGCGCCGATGAAGAGTGGCTGATTTCAGCACAGCACACCATGGAAGACATCAACACGCATCTAGAAGCTTTCAAGACAGTCGCACCAGAATTGTAATTGAATACGGAGACCTCCGGGTCTCCTCACCCTCTTTTTTTGCCACTGTGGTAT
Above is a window of Candidatus Thorarchaeota archaeon DNA encoding:
- a CDS encoding aspartate aminotransferase family protein; its protein translation is MAKNEHFEKIIRTYEKNTPKSKELYEKSVQILPGGIGGSAPSYEPYHLIVEKGEGAKIWDVDGNEYLDFNLCWGALMVGHRHPTIIKGLQEKLEAGTMFGLHHEESIEAAQALIDRFPIEKLRFVNSGSEATLYAIRLARRYTGKDKIMKVEGSYHGVMDSLHISKKLPMGKAGPKSHPTPIPYGKGIPQSTVDNTIITPFNDLETTRALIEENIGEIAAIIVEPTMMNAGVIPPEEGYLDELRELTEDYNIVLIFDEVKTGVKIAKGGACEYFGIEPDIVSLAKAIGGGLPLGAVGGKAEILDGIGDEGLFGTFSANPLSVRACHLALTEVLTDEKYKELEELGNALMDGYRDIIEDEGLEAVVQGINAVGGIFFTKDHFHNYREWTKVDGSKNDEYWLAMANEGILPMAYGADEEWLISAQHTMEDINTHLEAFKTVAPEL